In Dendropsophus ebraccatus isolate aDenEbr1 chromosome 14, aDenEbr1.pat, whole genome shotgun sequence, the following proteins share a genomic window:
- the FZD2 gene encoding frizzled-2 — MQGVPAATLLYALLALTFLADAQLHGEKGISVPEHGFCQPISIPLCTDIAYNQTIMPNLLGHTNQEDAGLEVHQFYPLVKVQCSSELRFFLCSMYAPVCTVLEQAIPPCRSICERARQGCEALMNKFGFQWPERLRCENFPRHGAEQICVGQNHSEDGGPPLLTTSPPLHGTVVPAVFATPDHPFHCPRVLKVPSYLNYRFLGEKDCAAPCEPSKSDGFMFFSQEEIRFARVWILIWSVLCCASTFFTVTTYLVDMQRFRYPERPIIFLSGCYTMVSVAYIAGFVLGDKVVCNEGFSEDGYKTVVQGTKKEGCTILFMMLYFFSMASSIWWVILSLTWFLAAGMKWGHEAIEANSQYFHLAAWAVPAVKTITILAMGQIDGDLLSGVCFVGLNSIDPLRGFVLAPLFVYLFIGTSFLLAGFVSLFRIRTIMKHDGTKTEKLERLMVRIGVFSVLYTVPATIVIACYFYEQAFREHWERSWVSHNCKSLAIPCPMQYTPRMTPDFTVYMIKYLMTLIVGITSGFWIWSGKTLHSWRKFYTRLTNSKHGETTV; from the coding sequence ATGCAGGGTGTGCCCGCAGCCACCCTTCTCTATGCATTACTTGCCCTGACTTTCCTGGCCGATGCCCAACTCCATGGTGAGAAGGGCATCTCAGTGCCAGAGCATGGCTTCTGCCAGCCCATCTCCATCCCCCTGTGCACAGACATCGCCTACAACCAGACAATCATGCCCAACCTATTGGGGCACACCAACCAAGAAGATGCTGGGCTGGAGGTCCACCAGTTCTACCCATTGGTGAAGGTGCAGTGTTCTTCCGAGCTGCGCTTCTTCCTCTGCTCCATGTACGCCCCGGTGTGCACAGTGCTGGAGCAGGCCATTCCTCCCTGCCGCTCTATATGTGAACGGGCCAGACAAGGTTGTGAAGCCCTCATGAATAAGTTTGGCTTCCAATGGCCGGAGAGGTTGAGGTGTGAGAACTTTCCCCGCCATGGTGCCGAGCAGATCTGCGTTGGGCAGAACCACTCAGAAGATGGGGGTCCACCATTGTTGACCACTAGTCCGCCGCTGCATGGAACTGTTGTACCTGCGGTCTTTGCCACACCTGATCATCCCTTCCACTGCCCTCGAGTGTTGAAAGTACCTTCCTATCTCAACTACAGATTCTTAGGAGAGAAGGACTGTGCGGCTCCATGTGAGCCTTCAAAGAGTGATGGCTTCATGTTCTTCAGCCAAGAAGAGATCCGCTTTGCCAGAGTTTGGATTCTTATTTGGTCAGTACTTTGCtgtgcatccaccttcttcacagTGACCACTTACTTGGTAGATATGCAAAGGTTTCGATACCCTGAAAGACCCATCATATTCTTGTCTGGATGCTACACCATGGTGTCAGTGGCTTACATCGCTGGCTTCGTGCTTGGTGATAAAGTTGTGTGCAATGAGGGCTTCTCGGAGGATGGGTATAAAACTGTTGTACAAGGTACCAAGAAGGAAGGGTGCACCATTCTCTTCATGATGCTTTACTTTTTCAGCATGGCTAGCTCCATCTGGTGGGTCATCCTTTCATTAACATGGTTTCTGGCCGCTGGCATGAAGTGGGGACATGAAGCCATAGAAGCCAATTCCCAGTACTTCCATTTGGCAGCATGGGCAGTACCTGCTGTGAAGACCATAACCATTCTAGCCATGGGGCAAATTGATGGAGACCTTCTGAGTGGAGTTTGCTTTGTTGGACTAAATAGCATTGACCCACTGAGGGGATTCgtcctggctcccctctttgTCTACCTCTTCATCGGAACCTCATTTCTCCTTGCTGGTTTTGTATCCCTCTTCAGAATCAGGACAATCATGAAACACGATGGCACCAAGACAGAGAAGCTGGAGCGGTTGATGGTTCGGATTGGGGTCTTCAGTGTTCTTTACACCGTACCTGCCACCATTGTCATTGCATGCTACTTCTATGAGCAGGCCTTTAGGGAGCACTGGGAGCGGAGTTGGGTGAGCCACAACTGCAAAAGCCTAGCCATCCCCTGCCCTATGCAGTATACCCCGCGCATGACTCCAGACTTCACAGTCTATATGATAAAGTATCTCATGACCCTCATTGTTGGCATCACGTCTGGGTTCTGGATCTGGTCAGGCAAAACTCTTCATTCATGGAGAAAGTTTTACACCAGGCTTACCAACAGCAAACACGGCGAGACAACTGTGTAA